The following DNA comes from Amycolatopsis albispora.
GGGCGTTGCCGACGTGGTGCCGGCCGGTCAGGCGGAGCGTGACGGGTGCCGTGCCCTCGGGAGTGTGCAGGGTGAAGCACGCCCGGCCGCGCGGCGTGACGTGCACATCTCGGGCGTATACGCCGTTGGGGTGGGGGCGCTGGCTCCACCAGCGGGTGCGGGCGGGGGTGAGCGGGGCCATCGCGGCGACGAGCGGATCGTCGGCGTTGAGGATGGCCAGCCCACCGTGGTCTGCAGAGGGGAGCCCGGTCAGTAGTTCGCTTTTGGCCGCGGCGATCCCGGTTTGCCCGTCGGGGTATTGACCGAGGTGGGCGGTGCCGACGTTGAGCACGACCCCGACGTGGGGGGTGACCAGGCCGCACAGGTAGCTGAGGTGTCCACGGCCCCGGGCGCCCATTTCCAGGATGAGGTAGCGGGTGTCGGGGGTGGCGCGCAGGACAGTGAGGGGAAAACCGAGCTCGTTGTTGAAGGAGCGGTCTGTGGCGGCGACCGGGCCGTGGTGTGCCAGGACCTGGGTGGCGAGATCTTTGGTCGTGGTCTTGCCGTTCGACCCGGTGATGCCGATCACGGTGGCCGGCAGTCGGTCTGCCACGTGGCGAGCCAGGTCGCCGAGCGCGCGGGTCACGTCGGTGACCTGGACGGCAGGGGCGGGCACCGGGCGTGCGGCCAGCACCAGGGCGGCTCCCGCAGCGAGGGCCGCTGATGCGTGGTAGTGCCCGTCGGTGCGCCGGCCGGGGAGGGCGGCGAACACGCCGCCGGGGTGGACCTGGCGGGAGTCGATGCTGGCGGGTGCGGTCACCAGCAGCGACGGGTCGGTCCCCGGGACGAGGTGACCGTCGGTGGCCGCGGCGATCGCGGCGGCGGTCAGGGGGATCATCGTGGTGACGCTCCTTCGGACGTGCAGTGGCTGGGGCC
Coding sequences within:
- a CDS encoding UDP-N-acetylmuramoyl-tripeptide--D-alanyl-D-alanine ligase, with the translated sequence MIPLTAAAIAAATDGHLVPGTDPSLLVTAPASIDSRQVHPGGVFAALPGRRTDGHYHASAALAAGAALVLAARPVPAPAVQVTDVTRALGDLARHVADRLPATVIGITGSNGKTTTKDLATQVLAHHGPVAATDRSFNNELGFPLTVLRATPDTRYLILEMGARGRGHLSYLCGLVTPHVGVVLNVGTAHLGQYPDGQTGIAAAKSELLTGLPSADHGGLAILNADDPLVAAMAPLTPARTRWWSQRPHPNGVYARDVHVTPRGRACFTLHTPEGTAPVTLRLTGRHHVGNALAVAALALGLGLDHHTIADALSAAEPASGGRMQTIVRGDGVTLLHDAYNANPDSMAAALTTLSTMSARRRIAVLGEMADLGDHAAGAHHHLGVLAARAGLDVLITIGTRTAPLIADAADTEHSTLDIIAVPDSQAAHDVLSRILRPDDLVLIKASRAAHLEHLVAALSNR